CGGCGACGCCCTCGCGGTAGCGCGTGCGCGCAAGGCTCGCGAGTTGGCGCTGCGCGGTGGTCGCACGCTCCTGCGCGGAGACCTGCTCGGCCAGATAACGGCGGCCGGCGAGCGCATCGCCCACCTCCTGGAACGCGCCCTGGATCGCGCGCTCATAATTGGCGATGGCGATGTTCTCGCGCGCCTCGGCAACCGAAAGATTGCTCTTGGTGCGCCCCCAATCGAAGATCGGCAGCGAGATCGCCGGCCCATAGCTCCACTGCCTGGTGTCCGATCCGATGAGGTCGTCGAGCGCGTTGGAGGCGAAACCGAAGCTGCCGGTCAACGAGATCGTCGGGAAAAAGGCCGCGCGCGCCGCGCCGATATTGGCGCGGGCGGCGCGCAACCGTTCCTCGGCGGCGATGATATCGGGACGCGCGGTGAGCAGGTCTGACGGCAGCCCAGCCTCCAGCCGCGGCGATTCGGTCTGCTGTGCCAGCGACAGGGGCTCGGGCAGGTCGGTGGGCAGCACCCCGCCGACGAGCACGGTCATGAAGTTGCGCGCCTGCGCCTGCGCGAGCCTGAGCGCGGCAAGCTCGGTCTCCGCCTGCGTCAGCAAGGTTTCGGACTGGCGATAGTCGAGCGCGGAGGTCACCCCCGCATCGAGGCGGCGCTTGGCGATGCGCAGCCCGTCCTGCCGGCTCTTCACCGTCGCTTCGGCCAGCGCGATGCGTTCGTCGGATTCGCGGATCGTGAAATAGCTCGTCGCCACGTCGCGGATCAGGCTCAGGCGGAAGGCGCGTTCCGCCTCCACCGTCGCGAAGAACTGGCTGCGCGCCGCCTCGTTGAGGTTGCGCACCCGGCCCCAGAAATCGAGCTCGAAGCTCGTGACGCCGACACCGGCGCGATACTGTTCCTGCGTGAAGCCGGTGATCCCGGGGATGCCGATCCCGGCGGCCGGGGTGCGGCTCTTGGTATAGGATGCCGAGCCGTCCAGCGTCGGCAGCTGGTCCGCACGCTGGATGCGATACTGGCCGCGCGCCTCCTCGATCTGCGCGATCGAGACGGCGAGGTCGCGGTTGTTGGCCAGCGCCTCGCGGATCAGCCGCTCCAGCCGGGGATCGGCGAAGAAATCGGTCCAGCCGATCTCGGTGGCGCGGACCGCACCGGCGCCGGCGGGCATGTCGACACCCTCCGGATAGGCATCGGTCACCGGCAGGTCGGGGCGGATATGCTTGGGCGCCATGTTGCACGACGCCAGCATGGTCGCGGCGAGCAGCACCGCGGGAGCTGCGAGCTTATGCATGGGCGGAGCCCTCCTTCGGCGCGGCGTCGCGATCATGATGCATGCTCGGCCGCTTCTTGGTGATCCAGCGGCGGACCGAGAGATAGAAGACGGGGATGAAGAACACGCCGAGGATGGTCGCCGCGATCATCCCGCCCATCACGCCAGAGCCCACCGCGATGCGGCTGGCGGCGCCGGCGCCGCTTGCGATCACCAGCGGCACCATGCCGAGGATGAAGGCGAGCGACGTCATGATGATCGGTCGCAGACGCAGCTTCACCGCTTCCATCACCGCGTCGAACGGGTTCTTGCCCCTATCCTCCTGCTCGATCGCGAACTCGACGATCAGGATCGCGTTCTTGGCGGCAAGGCCGATGATCGTGATCAGGCCGACGTTGAAATAGACGTCCGCCGAAAGCCCGCGGAGCATCGAGAACAGCACCGAGCCGAGCACGCCCAACGGCACGACCAGCAGCACCGCGATCGGGATCGACCAGCTTTCGTAGAGCGCCGCAAGCAGCAGGAACACCACCACCAGCGAGAGACCGAGCAGCAGGCCGATCTGGCCAGCGGACTGCTTCTCCTCATAGGAGATGCCGGTCCATTCGAAGGAGAAGCCGGTGGGCAGACCCTTGGCGATCCGCTCCATTTCCGCCATCGCCTCGCCGCTCGAACGGCCGGGCGCCGGGGTGCCCGAGATCGTCATCGCCGAATAGCCGTTGTAGCGCTGGAGCTGCGGCGGGCCTGCGGTCCACTGCACGGTGGTGAAGGCGCCGAACGGCACCATCTGGCCTTCCGCGTTGCGCGTGCGCAGGTCGAGCACGTCCTGCGGAGTCATGCGGTGCGGCGCATCGGCCTGCAACAGCACGCGCAGTACGCGGCCGTCGCGGGTGAAGTCGTTGGCGTAGGCACTGCCGAAGGCGATGGCGAGCGTCGCGTTGACGTCCCCGATCGACAGGCCGAGCGCGCGCGCCTTCACCCGATCGATCTCCACCTTGAGCTGCGGCGCATCCTCCTGCCCTTCGGGGCGGACGCCCGCGAGCACGGGGCTCTGGCTCGCCGCACCCAGCACCTGGTTGCGTGCCGCGAGCAGCGCCGCCTGGCCGTTGTTGCCGCGATCCTGGAGCTTGAAGGTGAAGCCGCTGGCATTGCCCAGTTCCTGGATCGGCGGCGGGTTGAGCGAGAAGACCATCGCCTCCTTGACCGTACCCATCAGCCCCAGCGCACGGCCGACGAGGCCCAACGCGCTGTTTTCCCTGCCCTTGCGCTCTTCCCACGGTTTCAGCGGCGCGAACATGATCGCGTTGTTCTGGCCCTGGCCGAAGAAGCTGAAGCCGCGGATGATGATGAGGTTCTCAAGCTGCGGTTGCTGCTTGTAGAACGCCTTGACCTGATCGATCGCGACGTTGGTCCGCTCGAGCGTGGCGCCCGGCGGTGCCTGCACCACGCTGATCACATAGCCCTGATCCTCCGAGGGCAGGAAGCCGCCGGGCACCCGGGTGAACAGCAGCGCGGTCACGCCGACGAGCGCGAGGAACACCGCCAGCCAGCGCACCGGTGCCCTGAGCATCTTGCCGATCCCGCCCTGATAGCGGTCCGTCGTGCGTCCGAACCAGCGGTTGAAGCGATCGAAGAAGCCGCTGGCGAAGCGCCCGACCGGGCCGGTGTGGTGGCTATGGTCGTGCGGCTTGAGCAGGGTTGCGCACAAAGCCGGCGTCAAGGTCAGCGCGAGCAGCGCCGAGAAGGCGATCGAGATGGCGAGCGTCACCGAGAACTGGCGATAGATGCCGCCGGTGGAGCCCGGGAAGAAGGCCATCGGGATGAACACCGCGATCAGCACCAGGGTGATGCCGATGATCGCCGAGGTGATCTGCCCCATCGCCTTCACCGTCGCGTCGCGCGGCGAAAGCCCTTCCTCGCTCATGATGCGCTCGACATTCTCGATGACGACGATCGCGTCGTCGACGAGGATGCCGATCGCAAGCACCATGCCGAACAGGCTGAGCACGTTGATCGAGAAGCCGAACAGCCACAGGCCGAGGCAGGCGCCGGCCAGCGCGATCGGCACGACGATCGTCGGGATCACCGTCGCGCGCCAGTTCTGCAGGAAGAGGAACATGACGAGGAAGACGAGCACCATCGCCTCGATCAGCGTCTTGACCACCTCTTCGACCGAGACGTTGATGAACGGCGTGGTGTCGTAGGGAATCGACCATTTGTAGCCGGCCGGGAAGGTGCTCGAAAGCTCTTTCATCCGCTCCTTGACCGCTTCCGCGGTGGCAAGCGCGTTGGCACCGGTCGAGAGCTGGACGGCGAGACCAGCCATCGGCCTGCCGCTGAGTTCGCTCGAGAAGATGTAGTTGGCGGCGCCAAGCTCGACGCGGCCGACATCCTTGAGCGTGATCGCCGACCCGTCCGGATTGGCGCGCAGGATGATCTGCTCGAACTGCTCGGGCCGGGTGAAGCGGCTCTGCGTCGTGATCGTGGCGTTGATCTCGGTGCCGTTGGCGATCGGCAGATCGCCGAGCTGGCCGCCCGGGGACTGGCTGTTCTGCTCCTGAACCGCCGCCAGCGCTTCGGCCTGCGACAGGTTGTAGCTGGCGAGCTTTTCGGGATCGAGCCAGATGCGCATCGCGTATTCGGGCGAGAAGGACTGGATGTTGCCGACGCCGGTTACGCGGCGCAGTTCGTCGACCACGCGCGTGTTGGCGAAGTTGCCGAGCTCGTACGGGTCGTTGGTCTGGTTGTCGGTGGTGATCGCCACGATCAACAGGAAGCCCGGATTGGCCTCGTTGACCTGGATGCCCTGGCGCCGGACCTCTTCGGGCAGCCGCTGCTCGACGCGCCGCAGGCGGTTCTGCACCTCCATCTGCGCGTCGTCGATATCGGTACCGGCGACGAAGGTGACGGTGATCTCCGCGGTGCCGTTCGAGTTGGAGGTGGACGACATGTAGAGGAAGCCCTCCACGCCGTTGAGCTCCTGCTCGATGATCTGCGTCGCGTTCTGCTCAAGCGTCTGCGCGTCGGCGCCGGGGTAGGTGATGCTGATCGTCAGCGAGGGGGGCGCGACGGTCGGATATTGCTCGATCGGCAGCGCGCGCAGCGCGATGATCCCGGCAAGCAGGATGCCGAGGGCGATCACCCAGGCGAAGACCGGGCGGTCGATGAAAAAGCGGGGGGACATCGAGGCCTCCGATCAGCGTTGCGCAGGCGCGGGCGCCGCGGCGGGCTTGCCGGGGGGCACGATCGTCACCGGCTTGTCGGGCATCACCTTCTGGAGACCGTCGGTGATCACCTTGTCGCCGGGCTTCAGCCCGTCGAGGATCACCCAATTGGCACCCTGCAGGTCGCCCAGCTTCACCGGCCGCACCATCGCGACGTTCTTGGGGCCGACGACCATCACCGAAGCGCCCTGCGGCGTGGTGCGGACCGCCCGCTGCGGCACGACGAGACCATCGGGGCGCGTGCCGATCTCGGCGCGGGCACGGACGAACTGGCCCGGCAGCAGCACGCGCTGCGGGTTGGGCACTTCGGCGCGCAGCGCGGCGGTGCCGGTCTGTTCGTCGATCGCGAGATCGAGGAAGTCGATCACGCCCTGCGCCGGATAGATGCTGCCATCTTCCAGGATCAGCGTGACCCGCACCTGGTTGAGGTTGCCCATCTTGATCTTGCCCGAGGCGACGTCGCGACGCACCGCGAGGACGTCCGAACTGGACTGCGAGAAATTGACGTAGACGCGGTCGATCTGTTCGATCGTCGTCAGCAAGGTGCCGCTGCTGGCGCTGACCAGCGCACCCTCGGTCACCGCCGCACGGCTCGCCCGGCCGGAGATCGGCGCGGTCACCGTGGAATAGCCGAGGTTCAGCCGCGCCGAATCGACCTGCGCGCGGGCCTGCGCCACGTCTGCCTGGGCAGTGCGGAGCTGTGCCACGGCGGCATCATATTCCTGCTTGCTGATCGCCTGTTCGGGCACGAGCTGCTCGTAGCGGCCGACCACCTGCGCCGCGTTGGCCGCGGTTGCCTGGCTGCGCTGGAGCTGCGCCTGCACGCCGTTCAGGCTGGCGCGCAGTTCGCGCGGATCGATCTGGAACAACGCCTTGCCGGCGGACACATCGGTGCCCTCCTCGTAAAGGCGCGCCTCGATGATGCCGTTGACGCGCGCGCGCACTTCGGCGGTACGGACCGCCTGGATGCGGCCGGGCAATTCGATGACGTTCGCCACCGGCTGCTGGGTGACGGTGTAGACCGTCACCGCGGGCGGCGGCGGCGGCGGCTGCTGCTGTTGTCCACCACATGCGGACAGCGCAAGCGCCAGCCCGATCACCGTCGCCAGCGCCGTGCCGCGACCGGCCAGTCCCTGTTTGCGAATCATCCTGTTCGTCCTGATCGTTAGGGCGATGCCGACTATACCGCATCGCAACAATGCTTGTCTGCGCCGGTAATGTAACGTACATTACAGGTCAAGGTCGTTTCTGCGAACGTCTTTCAGGAGTGTGGGTGGGGTGGTTAAGGACGGCGATGCAGCCGTGATACATCGGCGGGAAGACCGCCGGAATGCGATTCTCGATGCGGCCGAGGAGTTGTTCCTCGACCAGGGGTTCGACCGCGTCAGCCTCGCGGCGATCGTCAAGCGCTCGGGCGGGTCGCTGGCAACGGTCTACGACATGTTCGGCAACAAGCAGGGGCTGTTGCGGGCGATGGTGGTTCGCCTTGTCGATCGCGACCTCGAC
The window above is part of the Sphingomonas sanxanigenens DSM 19645 = NX02 genome. Proteins encoded here:
- a CDS encoding efflux transporter outer membrane subunit is translated as MHKLAAPAVLLAATMLASCNMAPKHIRPDLPVTDAYPEGVDMPAGAGAVRATEIGWTDFFADPRLERLIREALANNRDLAVSIAQIEEARGQYRIQRADQLPTLDGSASYTKSRTPAAGIGIPGITGFTQEQYRAGVGVTSFELDFWGRVRNLNEAARSQFFATVEAERAFRLSLIRDVATSYFTIRESDERIALAEATVKSRQDGLRIAKRRLDAGVTSALDYRQSETLLTQAETELAALRLAQAQARNFMTVLVGGVLPTDLPEPLSLAQQTESPRLEAGLPSDLLTARPDIIAAEERLRAARANIGAARAAFFPTISLTGSFGFASNALDDLIGSDTRQWSYGPAISLPIFDWGRTKSNLSVAEARENIAIANYERAIQGAFQEVGDALAGRRYLAEQVSAQERATTAQRQLASLARTRYREGVADYLEVLDAERNLFSAEQALLQAKRTQAENLVALYVALGGGLVDGGGG
- a CDS encoding efflux RND transporter permease subunit, which produces MSPRFFIDRPVFAWVIALGILLAGIIALRALPIEQYPTVAPPSLTISITYPGADAQTLEQNATQIIEQELNGVEGFLYMSSTSNSNGTAEITVTFVAGTDIDDAQMEVQNRLRRVEQRLPEEVRRQGIQVNEANPGFLLIVAITTDNQTNDPYELGNFANTRVVDELRRVTGVGNIQSFSPEYAMRIWLDPEKLASYNLSQAEALAAVQEQNSQSPGGQLGDLPIANGTEINATITTQSRFTRPEQFEQIILRANPDGSAITLKDVGRVELGAANYIFSSELSGRPMAGLAVQLSTGANALATAEAVKERMKELSSTFPAGYKWSIPYDTTPFINVSVEEVVKTLIEAMVLVFLVMFLFLQNWRATVIPTIVVPIALAGACLGLWLFGFSINVLSLFGMVLAIGILVDDAIVVIENVERIMSEEGLSPRDATVKAMGQITSAIIGITLVLIAVFIPMAFFPGSTGGIYRQFSVTLAISIAFSALLALTLTPALCATLLKPHDHSHHTGPVGRFASGFFDRFNRWFGRTTDRYQGGIGKMLRAPVRWLAVFLALVGVTALLFTRVPGGFLPSEDQGYVISVVQAPPGATLERTNVAIDQVKAFYKQQPQLENLIIIRGFSFFGQGQNNAIMFAPLKPWEERKGRENSALGLVGRALGLMGTVKEAMVFSLNPPPIQELGNASGFTFKLQDRGNNGQAALLAARNQVLGAASQSPVLAGVRPEGQEDAPQLKVEIDRVKARALGLSIGDVNATLAIAFGSAYANDFTRDGRVLRVLLQADAPHRMTPQDVLDLRTRNAEGQMVPFGAFTTVQWTAGPPQLQRYNGYSAMTISGTPAPGRSSGEAMAEMERIAKGLPTGFSFEWTGISYEEKQSAGQIGLLLGLSLVVVFLLLAALYESWSIPIAVLLVVPLGVLGSVLFSMLRGLSADVYFNVGLITIIGLAAKNAILIVEFAIEQEDRGKNPFDAVMEAVKLRLRPIIMTSLAFILGMVPLVIASGAGAASRIAVGSGVMGGMIAATILGVFFIPVFYLSVRRWITKKRPSMHHDRDAAPKEGSAHA
- a CDS encoding efflux RND transporter periplasmic adaptor subunit, which encodes MIRKQGLAGRGTALATVIGLALALSACGGQQQQPPPPPPAVTVYTVTQQPVANVIELPGRIQAVRTAEVRARVNGIIEARLYEEGTDVSAGKALFQIDPRELRASLNGVQAQLQRSQATAANAAQVVGRYEQLVPEQAISKQEYDAAVAQLRTAQADVAQARAQVDSARLNLGYSTVTAPISGRASRAAVTEGALVSASSGTLLTTIEQIDRVYVNFSQSSSDVLAVRRDVASGKIKMGNLNQVRVTLILEDGSIYPAQGVIDFLDLAIDEQTGTAALRAEVPNPQRVLLPGQFVRARAEIGTRPDGLVVPQRAVRTTPQGASVMVVGPKNVAMVRPVKLGDLQGANWVILDGLKPGDKVITDGLQKVMPDKPVTIVPPGKPAAAPAPAQR